Proteins encoded by one window of Halichondria panicea chromosome 8, odHalPani1.1, whole genome shotgun sequence:
- the LOC135340005 gene encoding uncharacterized protein LOC135340005 isoform X3, whose translation MATFSSTTSEMAACATETGAAELPEILLTPGDIDGAVLELPFERHTKHALRFWLLCRNNSAFLINKSIACGQVKNAIVIVIIKLFYTGNILIVHEFVHRARIAEVLKEGKGEEVVDVNGSYLYKKHKALSDAGVQVKDLVAPPPPVNGWITLTHDNCVNESSKMPPVTSAGNIGRKDGSEGAFRALSRGYTVWASGRVDKIDVNSSNPLFCHVRCVVKASMKAARVSSSCTHVSAILHALVGLNPSSLTTTALPYSECDDAGPEDMPVTSKLCKWNVPKGRKNSSLNMMELTFTKHEYSKTIKRPIKRLDEFDPRPQEFRGTACQRLPELLKKLRGKQLGISLTGSFVSKYQRRNRP comes from the exons ATGGCTACTTTCAGTAGTACAACCTCTGAGATGGCTGCATGTGCCACTGAGACTGGAGCAGCTGAGTTACCTGAGATCCTGCTCACTCCAGGTGATATTGATGGTGCTGTGCTAGAGCTCCCTTTTGAGAGACATACAAAGCATGCTCTGAGATTTTGGTTGCTGTGCAGGAATAACTCTGCCTTCCTCATCAACAAAAGCATTGCTTGTGGCCAGGTGAAAAATGCgattgttattgttattataaaattattctaCACTGGCAATATATTAATAGTACATGAATTTGTGCATCGTGCTAGGATTGCTGAGGTATTGAAAGAAGGAAAAGGTGAAGAAGTAGTTGACGTTAATGGATCCTACCTCTACAAGAAGCACAAAGCACTCAGTGATGCAGGCGTACAAGTGAAAGATCTTGTGGCACCTCCTCCACCTGTGAATGGTTGGATCACTTTAACCCATGACAATTGTGTGAATGAAAGTTCTAAAATGCCTCCAGTTACGTCag CTGGGAATATTGGTCGAAAAGATGGTTCTGAGGGTGCATTTCGTGCGCTGAGTCGTGGGTATACTGTTTGGGCCTCTGGACGAGTGGATAAAATCGATGTAAATTCAAGTAACCCCTTGTTCTGTCATGTACGGTGTGTGGTCAAGGCGTCAATGAAGGCAGCTAG GGTATCTTCAAGCTGTACACATGTTTCTGCcatactgcatgcactggtTGGCCTAAACCCGTCAAGTCTGACTACTACCGCACTACCATACAGTGAATGTGACGATGCTGGACCCGAAGACATGCCTGTTACGTCTAAGCTTTGTAAATGGAATGTACCAAAAGGCCGCAAAAACAGCTCTTTGAATATGATGGAGTTAACATTCACCAAACATGAGTATTCCAAAACAATAAAGAGGCCTATTAAACGGCTAGATGAGTTTGATCCAAGACCCCAAGAATTTCGAGGTACTGCCTGTCAACGGCTGCCTGAACTCCTAAAAAAGTTAAGGGGAAAACAGCTAGGCATTTCTCTTACTGGATCCTTTGTGTCGAAATACCAACGAAGAAATAGACCCTGA
- the LOC135340005 gene encoding uncharacterized protein LOC135340005 isoform X1, whose translation MATFSSTTSEMAACATETGAAELPEILLTPGDIDGAVLELPFERHTKHALRFWLLCRNNSAFLINKSIACGQVKNAIVIVIIKLFYTGNILIVHEFVHRARIAEVLKEGKGEEVVDVNGSYLYKKHKALSDAGVQVKDLVAPPPPVNGWITLTHDNCVNESSKMPPVTSGTLILLCGACYYCLLFCEGLLYNYLAGNIGRKDGSEGAFRALSRGYTVWASGRVDKIDVNSSNPLFCHVRCVVKASMKAARVSSSCTHVSAILHALVGLNPSSLTTTALPYSECDDAGPEDMPVTSKLCKWNVPKGRKNSSLNMMELTFTKHEYSKTIKRPIKRLDEFDPRPQEFRGTACQRLPELLKKLRGKQLGISLTGSFVSKYQRRNRP comes from the exons ATGGCTACTTTCAGTAGTACAACCTCTGAGATGGCTGCATGTGCCACTGAGACTGGAGCAGCTGAGTTACCTGAGATCCTGCTCACTCCAGGTGATATTGATGGTGCTGTGCTAGAGCTCCCTTTTGAGAGACATACAAAGCATGCTCTGAGATTTTGGTTGCTGTGCAGGAATAACTCTGCCTTCCTCATCAACAAAAGCATTGCTTGTGGCCAGGTGAAAAATGCgattgttattgttattataaaattattctaCACTGGCAATATATTAATAGTACATGAATTTGTGCATCGTGCTAGGATTGCTGAGGTATTGAAAGAAGGAAAAGGTGAAGAAGTAGTTGACGTTAATGGATCCTACCTCTACAAGAAGCACAAAGCACTCAGTGATGCAGGCGTACAAGTGAAAGATCTTGTGGCACCTCCTCCACCTGTGAATGGTTGGATCACTTTAACCCATGACAATTGTGTGAATGAAAGTTCTAAAATGCCTCCAGTTACGTCaggtacattaattttactgtgTGGTGCATGTTATTATTGTCTTTTGTTTTGTGAAGGGTTGCTTTACAACTATTTAGCTGGGAATATTGGTCGAAAAGATGGTTCTGAGGGTGCATTTCGTGCGCTGAGTCGTGGGTATACTGTTTGGGCCTCTGGACGAGTGGATAAAATCGATGTAAATTCAAGTAACCCCTTGTTCTGTCATGTACGGTGTGTGGTCAAGGCGTCAATGAAGGCAGCTAG GGTATCTTCAAGCTGTACACATGTTTCTGCcatactgcatgcactggtTGGCCTAAACCCGTCAAGTCTGACTACTACCGCACTACCATACAGTGAATGTGACGATGCTGGACCCGAAGACATGCCTGTTACGTCTAAGCTTTGTAAATGGAATGTACCAAAAGGCCGCAAAAACAGCTCTTTGAATATGATGGAGTTAACATTCACCAAACATGAGTATTCCAAAACAATAAAGAGGCCTATTAAACGGCTAGATGAGTTTGATCCAAGACCCCAAGAATTTCGAGGTACTGCCTGTCAACGGCTGCCTGAACTCCTAAAAAAGTTAAGGGGAAAACAGCTAGGCATTTCTCTTACTGGATCCTTTGTGTCGAAATACCAACGAAGAAATAGACCCTGA
- the LOC135340005 gene encoding uncharacterized protein LOC135340005 isoform X2, with amino-acid sequence MATFSSTTSEMAACATETGAAELPEILLTPGDIDGAVLELPFERHTKHALRFWLLCRNNSAFLINKSIACGQVKNAIVIVIIKLFYTGNILIVHEFVHRARIAEVLKEGKGEEVVDVNGSYLYKKHKALSDAGVQVKDLVAPPPPVNGWITLTHDNCVNESSKMPPVTSGLLYNYLAGNIGRKDGSEGAFRALSRGYTVWASGRVDKIDVNSSNPLFCHVRCVVKASMKAARVSSSCTHVSAILHALVGLNPSSLTTTALPYSECDDAGPEDMPVTSKLCKWNVPKGRKNSSLNMMELTFTKHEYSKTIKRPIKRLDEFDPRPQEFRGTACQRLPELLKKLRGKQLGISLTGSFVSKYQRRNRP; translated from the exons ATGGCTACTTTCAGTAGTACAACCTCTGAGATGGCTGCATGTGCCACTGAGACTGGAGCAGCTGAGTTACCTGAGATCCTGCTCACTCCAGGTGATATTGATGGTGCTGTGCTAGAGCTCCCTTTTGAGAGACATACAAAGCATGCTCTGAGATTTTGGTTGCTGTGCAGGAATAACTCTGCCTTCCTCATCAACAAAAGCATTGCTTGTGGCCAGGTGAAAAATGCgattgttattgttattataaaattattctaCACTGGCAATATATTAATAGTACATGAATTTGTGCATCGTGCTAGGATTGCTGAGGTATTGAAAGAAGGAAAAGGTGAAGAAGTAGTTGACGTTAATGGATCCTACCTCTACAAGAAGCACAAAGCACTCAGTGATGCAGGCGTACAAGTGAAAGATCTTGTGGCACCTCCTCCACCTGTGAATGGTTGGATCACTTTAACCCATGACAATTGTGTGAATGAAAGTTCTAAAATGCCTCCAGTTACGTCag GGTTGCTTTACAACTATTTAGCTGGGAATATTGGTCGAAAAGATGGTTCTGAGGGTGCATTTCGTGCGCTGAGTCGTGGGTATACTGTTTGGGCCTCTGGACGAGTGGATAAAATCGATGTAAATTCAAGTAACCCCTTGTTCTGTCATGTACGGTGTGTGGTCAAGGCGTCAATGAAGGCAGCTAG GGTATCTTCAAGCTGTACACATGTTTCTGCcatactgcatgcactggtTGGCCTAAACCCGTCAAGTCTGACTACTACCGCACTACCATACAGTGAATGTGACGATGCTGGACCCGAAGACATGCCTGTTACGTCTAAGCTTTGTAAATGGAATGTACCAAAAGGCCGCAAAAACAGCTCTTTGAATATGATGGAGTTAACATTCACCAAACATGAGTATTCCAAAACAATAAAGAGGCCTATTAAACGGCTAGATGAGTTTGATCCAAGACCCCAAGAATTTCGAGGTACTGCCTGTCAACGGCTGCCTGAACTCCTAAAAAAGTTAAGGGGAAAACAGCTAGGCATTTCTCTTACTGGATCCTTTGTGTCGAAATACCAACGAAGAAATAGACCCTGA